From the Diospyros lotus cultivar Yz01 chromosome 13, ASM1463336v1, whole genome shotgun sequence genome, one window contains:
- the LOC127788024 gene encoding uncharacterized protein LOC127788024 yields MSRLEAQGFGKFPSQTIINSQENISAITLRSGKEIDIPIQNPTDLAKKTQKEEAENEATISSKVEVNIPLLDAIKQVPRYAKFLKELCTNKMKLKGNEKVSMGENVSVVLQKKLPPKCKDPSMFTIPCKVGNVRIEKAMLDLGASINVMPLSIYSSLNIGPLKETSVIIQLADRSNVYPKGVLEDVLVQVNELVFPVDFYVLNMEEDDSSNLAPILLGRPFLKTARTKIDVHDGTLTMEFDREIVKFNIFDNIRYPNDVQSAFSIDVVNAFAHETFELRHEGKTKVRTKDKKKDKTNVIPEIIRKWKIEIIRK; encoded by the exons ATGAGTAGGCTTGAAGCTCAAGGTTTTGGGAAATTTCCTTCCCAAACAATTATAAATTCTCAAGAAAATATAAGTGCCATTACGTTGCGAAGTggaaaagaaattgacattCCTATTCAGAATCCTACAGATTTAGCTAAGAAGACTCAAAAAGAGGAGGCAGAAAATGAGGCGACAATCTCTTCTAAG GTAGAAGTGAACATTCCTTTATTGGATGCCATTAAGCAAGTCCCAAGGTAcgcaaaatttctcaaggaatTGTGCACCAATAAGATGAAGTTGAAAGGTAATGAGAAGGTAAGTATGGGAGAGAATGTTTCAGTCGTACTTCAAAAGAAATTACCTCCCAAATGCAAGGACCCAAGTATGTTCACTATCCCTTGCAAAGTAGGTAATGTCAGGATTGAGAAAGCAATGTTAGATCTAGGAGCTTCAATAAATGTTATGCCTCTTTCTATTTATTCATCTTTGAATATTGGTCCATTGAAAGAAACAAGTGTGATTATTCAACTTGCTGATAGATCTAATGTGTATCCTAAGGGAGTTCTTGAGGATGTTTTAGTGCAAGTTAATGAATTGGTTTTTCCTGTTGATTTTTATGTGCTTAACATGGAAGAAGATGACTCATCTAATCTAGCACCAATCTTATTAGGGAGACCATTTCTAAAAACAGCAAGGACAAAGATTGATGTTCATGATGGTACCCTTACCATGGAGTTCGATAGGGAGATtgtgaaatttaatatatttgataacaTAAGGTATCCTAATGATGTTCAATCTGCATTTTCTATTGACGTGGTTAATGCTTTTGCACATGAGACTTTTGAGTTGAGACATGAGGGCAAGACGAAGGTAAGGACAAAGGATAAGAAAAAGGACAAGACAAATGTAATACCCGAAATTATTAGAAAATGGAAGATAGAGATAATTCGAAAATAA